From Rhodopseudomonas palustris:
CGTCGGAGCGGGAATTGTCGGAGCGGTTCGGCGTGGCGCGCAGTTCGGTGCGCGAGGCGCTGGCGGTGCTGGACGCGATGCGGATCACCGAGCGCAGGCCGAAATCGGGCATCTTCCTGCGCAACGCGGTCGAGGACGGCGGGCTCGATGCGCTGGTGCTGCAGGCCGATCTCGGGCTGGCGTTCGATCCTCAGGTGACGCGCGACGTCACCGAGGCGCGGATCATCTGTGAAGAGCAGGCGCTGCGGCTGGCCTGCCGGCGGCGGACCGAGGCCGACCTGGCGAAGCTGCACCGATTGCTCGATGCCTATGCGGCGCTGGTCGACGCCGACCGCAATCCGTCCGATGCCGATGTCGAGTTTCACCTCGCTTTGGTCGCCGCCAGCCAGAACCGCATTCTGGTGCGCACGCTGACGCCGCTGATGCTGATGAGCACGACCTGGCGGCGGCGCTATTTCGACTCGGCTGCGATCCGCCGCCGCTCGCTCGACGATCACCGCGCCTTCGTGGCCGCCGTGGAAGCGCGCGACGAAGCGGCCGCAGCGTCGCTGGTGCAGCGCCACGTCCAGACCGCCGCCGCGGACGTGCGGGCACTGGCGGAGCAGGGCGGCGCGACCGCGACCGACACGCCACCCAAATCAGACACGCGCGCATCCGACGCGCCGACCTAACCCCGGTCAACGGGAGAACTTCGCGCGGCCGACAGCCGCTTCGGGGAAACGCAAAAAGAAGGATCAAAAATGCGTATCAAGACGACTTCCGTAGCCGCTTTTGCGGCTGCGATCGCGATGCTGGCCGCGAGCCCGGCATT
This genomic window contains:
- a CDS encoding FadR/GntR family transcriptional regulator; translation: MATPLNSEATHTVRRTLEFVQHHRLAKGDRLPSERELSERFGVARSSVREALAVLDAMRITERRPKSGIFLRNAVEDGGLDALVLQADLGLAFDPQVTRDVTEARIICEEQALRLACRRRTEADLAKLHRLLDAYAALVDADRNPSDADVEFHLALVAASQNRILVRTLTPLMLMSTTWRRRYFDSAAIRRRSLDDHRAFVAAVEARDEAAAASLVQRHVQTAAADVRALAEQGGATATDTPPKSDTRASDAPT